The Paenibacillus swuensis genome contains the following window.
CGTAAACCTTGCCGTCTGTCATTCCCGGCTCTAACGCGAGCGCTGGGTTGTTTGCCGGGTTAAATTCCACCGCGTGAACTTTTTGCGGTCCCCTGGACATTTGTAAATCATAGTTCGTATACGTGGCTCCCGGTGCAAGCTCCATGCTGCGTTCGTCCAATACTTGACCTATCGCAGTCGTTTGAGCTGCCGCCAGGGCTTGTCCCATAGGTAAAATGACGGTTAAAACCATGATAAAACTTAATAATGCGCTCAATCGTTTTCTGTACCCTGTTGTACTCATGTTTGTCCTCCTAAGCTGAATGAATTCGAGGACAAGTATAAACGTCATTTGTTAACTAAAGTGGCTTAAAACTTTAATGATATGTAAAGACGAAAGGTAAGCGGTTGCCGAATCCACAAAAGTCCATTGTCCGGTTTGACCCACTCCAATTTTCACCCTTGTACATACCATGGTTAAAACTGTTCCTGAAGGTGCAGCAACTGTGATGGAGACGGAGATGATCGCTTGAAGATTGATGTGTTTATACCTGCAATTGAGAAAGACCTGGGCACCCTGCCCTATGTTATAGACAGTTTGCGTAAATACGTGCGGCACCCCCTCGGCACCATTTACATTGTTTCGCCTGAAAGTTCCAAGATCCGCCGTATGTGCGCGCGTAAAAGCTGCAATTTCGTCCATGAAGGCACCGTGCTGCCCATTTCCAAAAAAGATATCCACTACCGCTCCGCCCGCTGGGATCGTTCCGGCTGGTTACTGCAGCAGTTATTAAAGCTGAGCGGCGACCGGGTGTGCACCGCAAGCCATTACCTGGTTATTGATGCGGACACGATCTTGATCCGTCCCCATACGTTTAAATCGGACGGTAAGACTGTGTTCTACTACCGCAAGTGGAGCCAGCCCGAATATTTCCGCACACATCGCA
Protein-coding sequences here:
- a CDS encoding DUF6492 family protein, giving the protein MKIDVFIPAIEKDLGTLPYVIDSLRKYVRHPLGTIYIVSPESSKIRRMCARKSCNFVHEGTVLPISKKDIHYRSARWDRSGWLLQQLLKLSGDRVCTASHYLVIDADTILIRPHTFKSDGKTVFYYRKWSQPEYFRTHRKLMGTSAKAPHSFVAHYMLFERAKVAALKKRIEARHGMPWYRAILRSIDRTQQFGFSEFETYGNVFHAQDPGGIRFRKCLNLSLHRSVASLTASQKKAYAGKYRSLSFHKRKGYSIARKG